A genomic window from Candidatus Woesearchaeota archaeon includes:
- a CDS encoding ABC transporter permease, protein MNLQKLHKIIEKNMKLLLRSKSSAVIIIFGPIVLITLLGLAFGNTQQYTLNVGVYSSDYNAFSESLLAKLNQRGYGVIREPAETICIEHVKTKDSNVCMVFPKDLEVKQDVIQDITFHVDFSNINLVYSIISAISSGVDDKAKEVSISLTQDLLNRLQRTEAIVDERVPTLVGLTQKSDTIKQETERMFLTMNNLNLTLESNASLVQVETEIAFLRNLAYESIRETNDLVDVLDAEVKTLHGNKTGAEHYLDTADEQFAQFRSDLSDSDAKMQQHIGGLRTYVADVNNKLGAVQNTRGSVLTSLTNIKTDLQSSVGMLNDLQTSLNEMKRLTTTVEITNAEKIVNPLTTHIVPITEEETHFNYLFPTLLVLVIMITSILLASTIIMVEKKSKSFFRNYITPTSETLFLFGTYLTTLIIMVMQVSIFLLISSLFFDTAIVPSLFKTPILLFFIVSFFILVGTLIGIFFKSEELTTLASITVASVMLFFSSTILPLESMPPFFKTLASLNPFVLSESLLKEAILFNLDLATLMDKMYLLILYSIIIAVFCVKLQQWLRDDMFYNLHKSRRFVELRGMRVFSRFSKAGANARLRIKRAMHPQVGLKQNPLRAMFGFLTLGLFQKSPASPQLANKDSQVEQDLMHDLDPFSSPAENSVQDKRIEGAEKVPEKRALLPSLSAPPPPPPELSVKKGSAETSKLREKLKKL, encoded by the coding sequence ATGAACCTTCAAAAACTGCACAAGATTATTGAGAAAAATATGAAGCTTCTCCTGCGCAGCAAGAGCTCTGCAGTGATTATTATTTTCGGCCCGATTGTGCTCATCACCCTACTCGGGCTTGCGTTTGGCAACACCCAGCAGTACACGCTCAACGTCGGTGTGTATTCGTCGGATTATAATGCGTTTTCTGAATCACTCCTTGCAAAGCTCAATCAGAGAGGGTATGGAGTGATACGGGAACCCGCTGAAACCATTTGTATCGAGCATGTCAAAACAAAGGACTCAAACGTGTGCATGGTGTTTCCAAAAGACCTTGAAGTGAAGCAGGATGTGATTCAAGATATTACGTTCCATGTTGATTTTTCAAATATTAATTTGGTGTATAGCATCATTTCAGCGATTTCTTCAGGTGTTGATGATAAGGCAAAAGAGGTGAGCATTTCACTGACGCAGGACCTGCTCAACCGGCTGCAGCGCACCGAGGCAATTGTTGACGAGCGCGTGCCCACCCTCGTTGGGCTCACCCAGAAAAGCGACACGATCAAGCAAGAAACCGAGCGCATGTTTCTGACGATGAATAATTTGAACCTCACACTGGAAAGTAACGCAAGCCTTGTCCAGGTTGAAACTGAAATTGCATTCCTCCGCAACCTTGCGTATGAGTCAATCCGGGAAACAAATGATCTTGTGGATGTGCTGGATGCAGAAGTGAAGACGCTGCATGGCAACAAAACCGGTGCGGAGCACTACCTCGATACTGCCGACGAGCAGTTTGCACAATTTCGCAGTGATTTGTCGGATTCAGATGCAAAAATGCAGCAGCATATCGGCGGCCTGCGCACGTATGTTGCTGATGTTAACAACAAACTCGGTGCAGTGCAGAACACTCGCGGTTCAGTCCTCACCTCCTTAACAAACATCAAGACTGATTTACAGAGCAGCGTTGGCATGCTCAATGATCTCCAAACATCGCTGAATGAGATGAAACGGCTGACCACGACGGTTGAGATTACCAATGCCGAAAAAATTGTTAACCCGCTCACCACGCACATCGTGCCGATAACTGAAGAAGAAACCCATTTTAATTATCTCTTCCCAACACTCCTTGTGTTGGTGATTATGATTACCAGCATCCTGTTGGCGTCGACGATAATTATGGTTGAGAAAAAATCAAAATCATTCTTCCGTAACTACATCACGCCGACCAGTGAGACCTTGTTTTTGTTCGGCACGTACCTGACGACACTTATTATTATGGTTATGCAAGTCAGCATTTTCCTGCTTATTTCGTCGCTGTTTTTTGACACTGCGATCGTGCCATCGCTCTTCAAAACCCCCATTTTATTGTTTTTTATTGTGAGCTTTTTTATTCTGGTCGGCACCCTTATTGGCATTTTCTTCAAGTCAGAAGAGCTCACCACGCTCGCGTCAATCACGGTTGCCAGTGTCATGCTCTTTTTTTCAAGCACTATTCTGCCGCTGGAAAGCATGCCACCTTTTTTCAAAACCTTGGCCTCGCTCAATCCGTTTGTGTTGAGCGAGAGCCTGCTCAAAGAAGCCATCTTGTTCAACCTCGACCTTGCCACGCTGATGGACAAAATGTACCTGCTGATTTTGTACAGTATTATCATTGCGGTGTTTTGCGTCAAGCTTCAGCAGTGGCTCCGTGATGACATGTTTTACAACCTGCACAAATCGCGCCGGTTTGTTGAGCTGCGCGGCATGCGAGTGTTCAGCAGATTTTCAAAAGCAGGCGCGAATGCCCGACTGCGCATCAAACGGGCCATGCATCCGCAAGTTGGGCTAAAACAAAACCCGCTCCGGGCAATGTTTGGTTTCCTGACACTCGGCCTATTCCAAAAATCTCCTGCATCGCCCCAGTTGGCAAACAAGGACAGCCAAGTTGAACAGGATCTTATGCATGACCTTGATCCGTTCAGTAGCCCAGCGGAAAATAGTGTGCAGGATAAACGCATTGAGGGAGCTGAAAAAGTGCCAGAAAAAAGAGCACTCCTCCCATCGCTGTCAGCCCCCCCTCCTCCGCCCCCGGAGCTCTCGGTAAAAAAAGGTTCGGCAGAAACAAGCAAACTGCGGGAAAAGCTGAAGAAGTTGTGA
- a CDS encoding 50S ribosomal protein L21e: MVQRKGSRRRKTRHKLLKPLRSKGKMSVVKFLQQFKEGDKVVLKAEPGYQKGAYHFKFHGRFGIVTGQQGKCYTVAMSDQGKQKNLIVHPVHLKRL, translated from the coding sequence ATGGTACAGCGAAAAGGCTCACGAAGGCGTAAAACAAGGCATAAGCTTCTCAAACCGCTCCGCAGCAAAGGAAAAATGAGCGTTGTCAAGTTCCTCCAGCAGTTCAAAGAAGGAGACAAGGTCGTTCTCAAGGCCGAGCCGGGCTACCAGAAAGGTGCCTATCATTTCAAGTTCCACGGACGATTCGGTATAGTAACGGGCCAACAAGGCAAATGTTACACCGTTGCGATGAGCGATCAGGGAAAGCAGAAGAATTTGATTGTGCACCCGGTTCATCTGAAGCGGCTCTAA
- a CDS encoding DUF655 domain-containing protein, translating to MEPEHRAKEEYAIVLDFLQHGYPFDKRPSHKKTPIAQAIGKDHFTLLELVPKPGIFLQPYEEVYIGIDKRDKVHHINGKLEITRLTGTASQELHHVVEKMVMDHEQQFIKFFNTAAPLTTRMHQLELLPGLGKKHMWEIIEARDEKLFDNFDDLKKRVKLMPEPKKILVLRIISELEGREKHNLFVGRM from the coding sequence ATGGAACCTGAACACCGCGCCAAAGAGGAGTATGCCATTGTTCTTGATTTTCTCCAGCATGGATACCCATTTGACAAGCGGCCGAGCCATAAGAAAACACCAATCGCACAAGCCATTGGCAAAGACCATTTTACCCTTCTTGAATTAGTGCCAAAACCAGGCATTTTCCTGCAGCCGTATGAAGAAGTCTATATCGGCATCGACAAGCGCGACAAGGTGCACCATATCAATGGAAAGCTTGAGATAACCCGGCTGACCGGAACAGCAAGCCAGGAACTCCACCATGTGGTTGAAAAGATGGTGATGGACCACGAACAGCAGTTTATCAAATTTTTTAACACCGCAGCGCCTTTAACCACGCGCATGCACCAGCTGGAGCTTCTTCCCGGACTCGGCAAGAAACACATGTGGGAAATCATTGAAGCGCGGGACGAAAAGCTGTTCGACAACTTCGACGACTTGAAAAAACGAGTTAAGCTCATGCCGGAGCCAAAGAAAATTCTCGTACTCCGTATAATTTCTGAACTGGAAGGGCGAGAGAAGCATAATTTGTTTGTGGGAAGAATGTAA